GCCACATTATAGAGAAACTGTTGATTAGAATTGGAATGTCTACCAACTTCTTTCAAATGATAACATGCTCTACTAGATTATCAGAATTCCTAAAACCTGATCATTTTTCTAATCGGATTACTTGATGTTTTATGGTAATAATGGTGATCCAATGCATGAAGCATTGGCAAGTAAATGGTTATTAATTAACTTAGAGTTCACTTGTAAACACATTTACATCTTGAAAAGCATTTAGCTTACCTTACTTTTCATTGTGGAGTATTAAAGATCATGCAACACAGAAAAATGGGCCATTAACTTGATTTGATGAGTTGAAAATGTAGTTTTTCATTGAAATTATGATATTTAAACAAGACTTTTTGCAGTCTAATTAAGATGACCACCTCAATTATAGGTCCAAATCTGCACGGCCTATTCGGAAAGCAATATGGTACCACCCCCGGCTTTTCGTATTCTGCTGCAAGCAAGAACAAAGATGTTGTCTGGGAAGAAAACACTTTATACGACTATTTGCTAAATCCAAAGGAGGTAAAGATTGCTATCTTGATTGAACCGATAAATTCATATCTACACAAAAATGTTTTAGTTCCAGTGACTTGCATAATTAAGGTACATCTTTTAGCTGCACTCAAACACAGGTGGGATTTGGTAATAGAAGAAATATGTTTCATGATCTAATGGTTTGTAGTTCTTGTTTAGGAAGGTTGAAGCTTAAAACAATCTTTCTCCAAAGCTGGGTCTGGACTGTAGGGCACCCTGTTCGATATCCAGTTTACCAACAGCAATAATATTCTATTCTATTCCTTGCTATCATATGATATTTCTTCTTTCTTGCTGCAGTACATTCCTCTAAAGGCGAAATTCCCCGGTATGAAGAATCCCCAGGAGCGTGCGGATCTGATTGCCTACCTCAAGGAAACCACATCCTGATCAACTGTATGCATTGGACTTGTTCAATTTCACCTCCTATCAGACAACTACTTGCAGCCTTCTTAATGCACTTATTCTTAGATAATCCACTAATGTCGGTCATAATACATGTCTCTGTAACACTAACTTGGACGATGCCAGTTAATACTAAGTTATGCTTTGG
This genomic stretch from Zingiber officinale cultivar Zhangliang chromosome 7A, Zo_v1.1, whole genome shotgun sequence harbors:
- the LOC122002344 gene encoding cytochrome c-like isoform X4, with protein sequence MATFGEVPPGNARAGEKIFKAKCAHCHTLEKGAGHKHGPNLHGLFGKQYGTTPGFSYSAASKNKDVVWEENTLYDYLLNPKEEG
- the LOC122002344 gene encoding cytochrome c-like isoform X3, with amino-acid sequence MATFGEVPPGNARAGEKIFKAKCAHCHTLEKGAGHKHGPNLHGLFGKQYGTTPGFSYSAASKNKDVVWEENTLYDYLLNPKEVEA
- the LOC122002344 gene encoding cytochrome c-like isoform X2, with protein sequence MATFGEVPPGNARAGEKIFKAKCAHCHTLEKGAGHKHGPNLHGLFGKQYGTTPGFSYSAASKNKDVVWEENTLYDYLLNPKEYIPLKAKFPGMKNPQERADLIAYLKETTS
- the LOC122002344 gene encoding cytochrome c-like isoform X1: MATFGEVPPGNARAGEKIFKAKCAHCHTLEKGAGHKHGPNLHGLFGKQYGTTPGFSYSAASKNKDVVWEENTLYDYLLNPKEVKIAILIEPINSYLHKNVLVPVTCIIKVHLLAALKHRWDLVIEEICFMI